The genomic window AAATAAAGGATAAAAAGATTTATGCAGAATGGGGCTTGACAGATGAAGAATACCGCATGATCGCGGAGGATATTCTTGGAAGAATGCCGAATTACACAGAAACCGGACTGTTTTCAGTGATGTGGAGTGAGCATTGCTCTTACAAAAATTCAAAGCCGGTTCTAAGAAAGTTTCCAACTTCAGGTCCTCAGGTGTTACAAGGTCCGGGAGAAGGTGCTGGGATTGTAGATATTGGTGATGGACAGGCTGTTGTATTTAAGGCAGAAAGTCATAATCATCCATCGGCAGTTGAACCATATGAGGGAGCTGCGACCGGCGTTGGTGGAATCATTCGTGATATTTTCAGTATGGGGGCTCGTCCAATTGCGATTTTAGACTCGTTGCGCTTTGGTGAGCTTGACAATCAAAGAACCAAATATCTGTTGGAAGAAGTTGTTGCGGGAATCAGCGGTTATGGAAACTGTATCGGGATTCCGACAGTGGGTGGCGAAGTTGCATTCGATCCTTGTTATGAAGGCAATCCGTTAGTGAATGCAATGTGTGTCGGTTTGATCGATCATAAGGATATCCAAAAAGGACAGGCAAAAGGCGTTGGTAATTCAATCATGTATGTGGGTGCTAAAACCGGACGTGATGGGATCCACGGGGCAACATTTGCATCAGAAGAGTTCGTTGAAGGAGAAGAACAGCAACGCTCTGCGGTTCAAGTAGGTGATCCATTTATGGAGAAGCTTCTTTTGGAGGCTTGTCTTGAATTGATTTTGGAGCATGCAGATATTTTAGTCGGTATTCAGGATATGGGTGCAGCGGGTCTGGTTTCTTCTAGTTCGGAAATGGCTTCAAAAGCAGGCTCAGGACTGAAGCTATATCTGGACGATGTGCCACAACGTGAAACAGGTATGACACCATACGAGATGATGCTTTCTGAATCACAAGAACGTATGCTGATTTGTATAGAACAAGGGCATGAGGACGAAGTGGTTGCCCTCTTTAAGAAGTATGATTTAGATGCAGTAACTATCGGAGAGGTAACAGATGATGGCTTGTATCGTTTATATCATAAGGATGTAGAAGTGGCGAACCTTCCTGTAGATGCATTAGCAGAAGATGCACCAGTATACCAAAAAGAGAAAAAAGAGCCGGCACGAATCAAAGAATTTAGCGAAATGGCAGATTTTGAGCCAACAATTGAAGATGGTAGTAAAACTTTATTGCAACTGTTACAGCAACCGACGATCGCATCGAAAAAAATGATCTACCAAACCTATGATTCTCAAGTAAGAACCAATACCGTTGTATTGCCGGGAAGCGATGCTGCTGTGCTGCGTGTGAGGGGAACCAACAAAGCATTAGCGATGACGACTGACTGTAATGCACGTTATCTGTATTTGAATCCTGAGATAGGGGGGCAAATAGCTGTGGCGGAAGCAGCGAGAAACATTGTCTGCTCAGGAGGTCAGCCTTTGGCAATCACCGATTGCTTGAATTATGGTTCACCGGATAAACCGGAAGGCTTCTGGGAGTTGTGGACCTCAGCTGATGGTATTGCTAAAGCGTGTGAAACTTTAGATACACCGGTTATTTCTGGAAATGTTTCGCTATATAATGAAACAAACGGAAAAGCTATTTATCCAACACCGATGATCGGAATGGTTGGCTTGATCCATGATTTGGCTCATGTTACGACGCAGGAATTCAAAAAATCAGGCGATCTTGTTTACGTTATTGGGCAGACACAAGCTGATTTTAATGGTAGTGAATTGCAAAAAATGATACTAGGAAAAATTGAAGGACGTTTGATGGCCTTTGATCTGACAGAAGAGAAAGAGAACCAAGATGCCGTATTACAAGCAATTCAGCAAGGCCTAGTTGCCAGTGCTCATGATTGTTCAGAAGGTGGATTAGCTGTTGCGTTGGCTGAGGCATGCTTTAAAAATGGGCTTGGGGTAGAAGCTGTGATTGATGTACCCGCTACTTGGCTCTTCTCAGAAACGCAATCTCGCTTCGTTGTATCTGTTTCTCCAGAAAACCAAGCTGCATTTGAAGCTTTAATGGAAGATCGAGCAGCATTTGTTGGAACAGTTACTACTAAAGCTGAGATCAAGATCGACAATATGGATGGCGAAATTCAAGTGGATACTCGTAAAGCAAAAGAATTGTGGGAGGAAGCTATTCCATGTCTTATGAAGTAAGAAGTTTGAACGAAGAATGCGGTGTATTCGGTGTTTGGGGACATCCCGATGCTTCCCGAGTGACCTATTTTGGGCTGCATAGTTTGCAACATAGAGGACAAGAAGGTGCCGGTATCGTAGCCAATGATCAAGGAAGCCTTAATGGGCATAGAGATTTGGGATTGTTATCTGAGGTTTTCAAAGAAGATAGCGTTTTGGCAGCCTTGAAAGGACAGGCTGCCATCGGTCATGTTCGTTATGCGACAGCTGGGAACGGGAGTGTTGATAATATTCAACCTTTTCTGTTCAAATTTTACGATGGTGCTTTTGCTCTGGCTCACAATGGGAACTTGACGAATGCCAAAAGTCTTAGAGTAGAGCTTGAAAAGGATGGTGCGATTTTCCATTCGAATTCAGATACGGAAATTCTAATGCATTTGATTCGCAGAAGTAAACAGCCGACCTTTATCGATCAGCTGAAAGAGAGCCTTCGTCAGGTAAAAGGCGGTTTTGCCTATTTACTGCTGACGGAAACGGCAATGATTGCTGCGTTAGACCCGAATGCTTTTCGTCCACTGGCATTAGGTCAGATGAAAAACGGTGCGTATGTGATTGCTAGCGAAACCTGTGCTTTAGAAGTGAGCGGGGCAACATTTATCAGAGATGTTGAACCGGGTGAAGTGATTATCATTGATGATGAAGGGTATCGTGTAGAAAAATATACAGAAGACACGCAGTATGCAATTTGTTCGATGGAATTCATTTATTTTGCTCGCCCAGATTCAAATATTGCCGGAGTGAATGTTCATACAGCGCGGAAAAAGATGGGCAAGCTTTTAGCGGAAGAATCACCAATCGAAGCAGATATGGTCGTAGGGGTACCGAACTCATCCTTATCAGCAGCCAGCGGCTATGCCGAAGCAAGCGGAATTCCCTATGAAATGGGGTTAGTGAAAAATCAGTACATTGCTCGAACCTTTATTCAGCCAACACAAGAGCTTAGAGAGCAAGGCGTACGTATGAAGCTTTCTGCTGTTCGAGGTGTTGTTGAAGGGAAGCGCGTAATTATGGTCGATGATTCGATTGTGCGCGGTACGACCAGTAAGCGAATTGTTCAGCTATTGAAAGAAGCGGGAGCAAAAGAAGTTCATGTGCGAATTGCTTCTCCACCGCTTAAATATCCTTGTTTTTATGGAATTGATATCCAGACGAGAAAAGAATTGGTAGCAGCCAATCATTCAATTGAAGAGATTCGAGAGATGATTACAGCAGATTCATTGAGTTTTTTAAGTGAACAAGGATTGATCGACGCTATTGGTTTGAACTATGATGCACCTTATTCAGGTCTATGTATGGCTTATTTCAACGGGGACTATCCGACACCATTATATGACTATGAATCAACATACCTTGCTTCAATATAGAGGCAACAGAAAAATCCAACAAAAGATATGGGAGGATTAGCATGGCGAATGCATATGCAAAGGCCGGCGTTGATGTAGAAGCCGGTTACGAAGTGGTTGAAAGAATCAAAAAACATGTGAAAAAAACAGAACGGGCCGGAGTAATGGGTGCTCTTGGCGGATTTGGCGGCTGTTTCGATCTTAGTAAGGTGGATGTAAAGGAACCGGTATTGATCTCGGGAACAGATGGTGTAGGAACAAAGCTGATGTTGGCAATTCAAGCAGATAAGCACGATACGATTGGCATAGATTGTGTGGCAATGTGTGTGAATGATATTGTTGCTCAAGGTGCAGAGCCCTTGTATTTCCTTGATTATATTGCGACAGGGAAAAATATTCCTGAACGCTTGGAACAGGTCGTTGCCGGCGTTGCAGAAGGCTGTGTTCAAGCAGGAGCAGCATTGATTGGCGGCGAAACAGCAGAAATGCCAGGGATGTATGCAGAAGATGATTATGATTTAGCCGGCTTTACTGTAGGTGTTGCAGAAAAGAGTAAGCTGATTACCGGAGAAAAAGTGAGTGAGGGAGACATTTTACTTGGCTTGACCTCTAGCGGGGTTCATTCGAATGGTTATTCGCTTGTCCGTAAAGTATTTTTTGATATGAATGATTTTCAATTGAGTGATAAACTTCCAGAGTTCGATGGGAAAACATTGGCAGATGTTTTGCTTGAACCGACGAAAATCTATGTGAAGAGCCTTCTGCCATTAGTGGATCGTCAATGGGTCAATGGCATTGCGCATGTAACAGGTGGCGGCTTTGTTGAAAATATCCCAAGAATGCTTCCAGCTGATTTAGCGGCAGTTATCCAATTGGGGAACTGGCCCACTTTACCTGTATTCTCAGCTTTAGAAAAATACGGACAAATTCCGCCGATGGAAATGTATGAGATATTCAATATGGGAATTGGCATGGTCTTAGCCGTCTCGCCGAAAAAGCTGGCGCAAGTACAAGAGCTGCTTGAAGAGCTCGGTGAAAAAAGCTATATGCTTGGGGAAATCACAAAGAGAGAAGAAGAAGCGATTCGATTTGCAGAGGCAGAAAAATGAGGATTGCCGTGTTTGCTTCTGGAAACGGAAGTAATTTTCAAGTGATTGCTGATGCTATCAATAAGCAGGAAATCGAGGGAGAGATTGTTCTTCTTTTCAGTGATAATCGTCAAGCTAAAGTACTTTCTCGTGCTGAAAAATTGGGGATTCCGACACAATCCTTTTCACCAAAAGATTTTTCTGATAAAAGCACTTATGAAGCGGAAATTCTTCATATGTTGGAAGAAAAAGAAGTAGAGCTGATCGTTCTCGCTGGTTATATGCGATTGATTGGTCCAGCTTTGTTAGAGGCGTATCCTGAGCGAATCATCAATATTCACCCTTCTTTACTGCCGGCATTTCCTGGACTGCATGGCATAAGAGATGCTTATGAGGCAGGGGTTGCAGAAACAGGCGTGACAGTTCATTATATTGATAAGGGGATTGATACAGGACCGATTATCGCACAGGAAAAAGTGCTGATCGCTCCCGAGGATACCTTGGAATCGCTGGAAGAGAAAATACATCAAACAGAGCACAGATTGTATCCAGCTGTGTTGAAAAGAATAATAAAAGAAAAGGAGCAATAGACGCAATGACAAAAAAACGGGCATTAATCAGTGTTTCGGATAAAACAGGTGTAGCGGACTTTGCGAAAAGACTGGCAGCACTTGGCGTGGAAATCATTTCGACAGGTGGAACGAAAACAATGTTGGAGCAAGCGGGTATTCCAACTATCGGGATTGAAGAAGTGACAAATTTTCCTGAAATGATGGATGGTAGAGTAAAAACCTTGCATCCGAAAATACATGGTGGGCTATTGGGGAGACGGGATATTCCTGAACATATGGCCGCGATGAACGACCATGATATTCAGCCAATCGATATTGTCTGTGTCAATTTGTATCCATTTAAAGAAACAATTCAGAAGCCTGGCACGACAGTAGATGAAGCCATTGAAAACATTGATATCGGTGGACCGAGTATGTTGAGAAGTGCTGCTAAGAATCATCAATTTGTAACAGTTGTCGTTGATCCGATTGATTATGGTATTGTTCTAGGGGAACTGTCAGAGGGTGGTGACACGACAGCTACGACTCGTCAAAAGCTGGCAGCGAAAGTTTTTCGTCATACTGCGGCTTATGATGCATTGATTGCTGGCTATTTGACTGAACTGACAGGAGAAAACGAGCCTGAATCACTGACATTGACCTATGAACTGAAGCAATCATTACGCTATGGTGAGAACAGTCACCAGCAAGCTGCGTTTTATCAAGAGGCTTTGCCTGTACCATTTTCTATTGCCAGTGCAAAACAGCTGCATGGAAAAGAACTGTCATACAACAACATAAAAGATGGGGATGCAGCGATCCGAATTGCACGTGAGTTTGATCAGCCGGCTGTCGTTGCTGTGAAGCATATGAATCCGTGTGGTATTGGGATTGGAGAAGACTTGTTCTCAGCGTATACAGCTGCGTATGAAGCTGATCCTGTGTCCATTTTTGGTGGAATCATTGTCTTGAATAGAGAAGTGGATGAAGCCGTTGCGGAAAAAATGCATCAGTTATTTTTGGAAATCATCATTGCACCAAGCTTTTCAGATAAAGCGTTTGAAATTTTGTCTGCGAAAAAGAATCTGCGTTTGATGACCCTAGACTTCACTCAAAAGGATGAGGCGAAAGACAACGAAAAGGTTTCTGTTTTAGGTGGGCTTTTGGTTCAAAATCAAGATATTGTGAAAGAAGAACGCGTGGACTGGAAAGTGGTAACGAAGCGTCAGCCGACAGAGGAAGAATGGGAAGCTTTGGCATTTTCTTGGAAAGCAGTTAAACACGTGAAGAGTAATGCCATTGTTATTGCGAATGCACACCAGACCATTGGGATCGGGGCCGGTCAAATGAATCGTGTAGGTTCTGTTCAGATCGCTGTTGCTCAAGCCGGTGAAAAAATTACTGATGCAGTCTTGGCAAGTGATGCTTATTTCCCAATGGGTGATAGTGTAGAGTACGCAGGTGAGCATGGAATCAAGGCGATCATCCAACCGGGAGGCAGTATCAGAGATCAAGAATCAATTGATATGGCCGATAAATATGGGATTGCGATGGTATTCACGGATATCAGACACTTTAGACATTGATCAAGGAGGACGACATGGGACTGAAAATTTTAGTAATCGGCAGTGGAGGCAGAGAGCATGTGATCGCTCAAAAGCTTAAACAAAGTCCAAGAGTTGAGAAGGTTTACTGTGCAAAAGGAAATCCGGGTATGAAGCAAGATGGTATTCACCTTGTTGATATTGAGGAAAATGATCATGAAGGCTTGATTCTTTATGCTAAAGAGCACGGCATCGATTGGACCTTTGTTGGTCCGGAGGTTCCCTTGTTAAATGGAATCGTTGATGACTTTGAAGCAGCAGGGCTCAAAATATTTGGTCCAAGAAAAGCAGCTGCAATGATCGAAGGGTCAAAGGATTTTGCTAAGAATCTGATGAACCGTTATGCGATCCCAACTGCCGGGCATCAAACCTTTTTCGATTTTAAAGAAGCAAAAAAATATGTTGAAAGCAAAGGAGCGCCAATTGTTATCAAGGCGGATGGTCTGGCAGCTGGCAAAGGAGTTATTGTTGCTGAAACTGTTGAGCAGGCAATCGACGCATTGGAGGATATGCTGGAAGGCAATCGCTTTGGAGAAAGTGGCGCAAAGGTAGTCGTTGAAGATTTTCTTGAAGGAGAAGAATTTTCTCTCCTTGCTTTTGTTCGAGGAACAGAAGTCTATCCGATGACTATTGCCCAAGACCACAAACGAGCGTATGACGATGATCTTGGTCCGAATACAGGTGGTATGGGCGCATATAGTCCTGTTCCGCAAATTCCAGAGGAAATGATCGATGAAGCTGTAGCTACTGTTCTAATTCCGGCAGCTGCAGGGATGGTTGAGGATGGTTGTTCATTTACCGGTATCCTGTATGCAGGATTGATAGCAACCAATGAAGGACCAAAAGTGATTGAGTTCAATGCGCGTTTCGGTGATCCGGAAACGCAGGTTGTTTTACAGCGCTTGAAGAGCGATTTAGCACAAATCATTACGGATTTACTTAATGGAGAACAACCCCAGCTTGAATGGAAAACAGAGGGCTTCAGTCTTGGCGTAGTCGTTGCGGCAGACGGTTATCCTGAAGAGTACAAAAAAGGGGTAGCCCTTCCTAATTTCTCTGATTGCGAGAATCAGCAGGTATATTATGCTGGAGTAGCAGAGCTAGAAGGGAAATTGGTCTCCTCTGGTGGTCGAATTTATTTGATTGAGGCAGAAGGAACAACGTTGGCAGAAGCACAGAAAAAAGTGTATGATCTGCTTGATTCAAGGGATACGAAGGGGACCTTCTATCGTAAAGACATTGGTAGTAAGGCAATGAAGTAAGAGTAATTTTAATAGTATAGGCAATAACAAAAAAGAGACAACGAATCTGTCTCTTTTTTGTTATTGCCATTCCGGCATATTTTTTTGAAAACGTAAAGGCATGTGGCTCAGTTGATTTTTTTTATTGATGCGCTCTTGGATTGTTACTGCTTGAAGGAATGTCTTCCATTGCGCTTGAATTTCTTCTTCTAATTGCTGTTCTTCAAATTGTGGACAATTAGTGTCTTCTACAAATGAAATCTCTCCTTGCTTGATTAGTGCTAATAGTCGATGGGTTTCATCATAGATCATAATTGATTCCAATGGGTAGCGTTCAGCAAAATGTGGACAAATATAAGGCAGTGAAAAATATTTCGGACTGATCTTACTGAATAAGATTTTTCCAACGTATTCAAAGCGAACAAATCCGGTCAAAAGGTGTGCTTCTCCTAATAAGGTTTTGATCCCCTTTTGAATGGCAAGAACAGAAGGATGGCCAATAAAATTGAACAGTGAATCCTTTGTGTTCAAGGCAAGTAAAATGGCTTCGAGTAGATGGACCTCCTTATTCTCGACTGTTGCATAGAAACCATCGAGAATGAACTGGAAATTATCAATTCGAAGTCGTTGTTGCAACCGGTGGTATATTTTGTGGGCTTTTTCTTCATCCTTATCAATCCATTCACATAAAAACAGTGTTTCAACAGAGGTAGCCGGAGTCAAAATGACTTCCGGAAACCTCTGTTTTTTGAAAGCATGGTAGACAATCGTCAAAAAGCCATTGAAGCTGCCGTCGTACTCCCACGTCTCTGTTGAATGTTCAATAAGCATGGTTAAGCTCCTTTGTTTTTGTACGCTCAAATCGTTCAACATCAAAAAGCGTCATTTGTTCGCCAAGTTTTTGAGTGTTTGCCCTTTTCAAGGCTTTGAATTGTCGAGCTGAAACGAGGGAAGCGATGATCCATTCAGGTTCTTTGATCAACCCATCCATGATACTACCGTTACAGCTGACAAAATATTTTGCTCGTTTGACCACAACACCTAGCTTTTTCAGATCGGTCAGATGAAGCTTATAATACTTTCTTGCTTTTACGATATTTTGAGCACTTTTGGGTCCGATGCCGGGAATTCGCAACAGGACTTCATAGCTAGCTGATTGAACATCTACTGGGAACCGCTCATAATTTTGAACTGCCCAATTTGCTTTAGGATCGAGATACAAATTAAAATTCGGTTTTTCCGGTGACAGGATCTCATCTGCCTTGAAACGATAGAATCGCATCAACCAATCGGCTTGATAGAGACGGTGTTCTCTGAGCAGGGGCGGGTCAGTTGTGACCGCCGGAAGCAAAGAGTCTTGATTCACTGGGATATAAGCAGAGTAATAGACGCGCTTGAGCTCGTACTTATTATATAAATTTTCGGCGATTTTCACGATAGCATGATCTGTTTCAGGGGAAGCACCTATAATCATTTGTGTGGATTGCCCCCCTGGAACAAAGGTTGGGCCACGCCGTACAGCCGGTAACATAGATAATTCTTTTTTCTTGGTTGTAATTTGCTTCATTGGTTTATAGAGCGAGAAGGGGTCTTTATCAGGTGCCAGTAATTTCAAGCTTTCTCTAGATGGCAGCTCAACATTGACACTCATTCTGTCTGCAAGATACCCTAGTTGTTCAATTAATGCTTCATCGGCTCCCGGTATAGCCTTCACATGGATATATCCCTTGAATCCTTTTTCGTAACGTAGGATTTTTAAGGTCTCAATAAGTAATTCACTGGTATAATCGACATTTTTAATAATGGCAGAGCTCAAAAAGAGACCTTCGATATAATTTCTCATATAGAAATCCATTGTTAAATCAGCCACTTCCTGAGGCGTAAAGGTTGCCCGAGGGATGTGGTTGGATTTCCGGTTAATACAATAATGGCAATCAAAAATACAAGCATTTGTAAATAACAACTTCAACAAGGAGACACAGCGGCCATCGCTGGTAAATGAATGACATATTCCTGCAGCAGCTGTACTGCCAACTGTTCCTGTTCGTGTATTATCAGCGACCCCACTACTTGCGCAGGATACATCATACTTGGCTGATTCAGCCAGTATTTCAATTTTTTTAGCAATATCCATTAATTATGCCTCCTTTATCGAACGTATGTTCTTATTTTAGCAAGAAGCATTCTATCTGTCAAAGGTTAATTTGGATCGAATTGTTTGTTCTATTTTGCAAGGGATGATAAACTATATTTACTTATTAAAAGTAAGTTTGAGAGGGGTTTTTAAAATGAAGTATGTATTCAAACAAGGGACAGGGCAATTGTTTCTTTTACTTCACGGTACCGGAGGAGATGAACAATCACTTATTGAAATTGCGGAATATCTTGATCCGTCCAGCACGATTCTTTCTTTTAGAGGAAGAGTGATGGAAGAGGGCATGAATCGTTTTTTTAAAAGAAATGGTTTGAATCAGTTTGATATTGAAAGTCTGGAAGAGGAAACGGATCATCTGTTAGAAGAAATCACCAAAGTCAGTAAAGAAAAAGGAATCAAGGTTTCTGATTGGACCATATTGGGCTATTCAAATGGAGCGAATATTGCCGGTCATCTTTTACTTGAACGAAAGTCCGAGTTGAAAAAAGCTGTATTGCTGCATCCTATGTCACTTGGTGTGGATACGGGAGATACTGATTTGAGTGAAAAAAAGGTACTTATGACCTTTGGAGAAAGTGATCCAATTGTTTCGATAGATGCTTTTCAACAGCTTACATCTCAGATGAAAAGACGAGCAGTTGAAGTCACCGTTATTGAAACGATGGCTGGGCATCAAGTGACGATGGAAGAAATCGATCAAGTGAAGCAGTGGTTGAACTCTTACCAGTGAGCGAATTATTTGATACAACTTTTTAAGGGTGCTATGCTAATAGTGTATTCAAAATCATTTAGGAGGGTGTTAAATATGACAGATTTAA from Enterococcus sp. 9E7_DIV0242 includes these protein-coding regions:
- a CDS encoding alpha/beta hydrolase, which gives rise to MKYVFKQGTGQLFLLLHGTGGDEQSLIEIAEYLDPSSTILSFRGRVMEEGMNRFFKRNGLNQFDIESLEEETDHLLEEITKVSKEKGIKVSDWTILGYSNGANIAGHLLLERKSELKKAVLLHPMSLGVDTGDTDLSEKKVLMTFGESDPIVSIDAFQQLTSQMKRRAVEVTVIETMAGHQVTMEEIDQVKQWLNSYQ
- the purN gene encoding phosphoribosylglycinamide formyltransferase — encoded protein: MRIAVFASGNGSNFQVIADAINKQEIEGEIVLLFSDNRQAKVLSRAEKLGIPTQSFSPKDFSDKSTYEAEILHMLEEKEVELIVLAGYMRLIGPALLEAYPERIINIHPSLLPAFPGLHGIRDAYEAGVAETGVTVHYIDKGIDTGPIIAQEKVLIAPEDTLESLEEKIHQTEHRLYPAVLKRIIKEKEQ
- a CDS encoding putative DNA modification/repair radical SAM protein, whose product is MDIAKKIEILAESAKYDVSCASSGVADNTRTGTVGSTAAAGICHSFTSDGRCVSLLKLLFTNACIFDCHYCINRKSNHIPRATFTPQEVADLTMDFYMRNYIEGLFLSSAIIKNVDYTSELLIETLKILRYEKGFKGYIHVKAIPGADEALIEQLGYLADRMSVNVELPSRESLKLLAPDKDPFSLYKPMKQITTKKKELSMLPAVRRGPTFVPGGQSTQMIIGASPETDHAIVKIAENLYNKYELKRVYYSAYIPVNQDSLLPAVTTDPPLLREHRLYQADWLMRFYRFKADEILSPEKPNFNLYLDPKANWAVQNYERFPVDVQSASYEVLLRIPGIGPKSAQNIVKARKYYKLHLTDLKKLGVVVKRAKYFVSCNGSIMDGLIKEPEWIIASLVSARQFKALKRANTQKLGEQMTLFDVERFERTKTKELNHAY
- the purH gene encoding bifunctional phosphoribosylaminoimidazolecarboxamide formyltransferase/IMP cyclohydrolase codes for the protein MTKKRALISVSDKTGVADFAKRLAALGVEIISTGGTKTMLEQAGIPTIGIEEVTNFPEMMDGRVKTLHPKIHGGLLGRRDIPEHMAAMNDHDIQPIDIVCVNLYPFKETIQKPGTTVDEAIENIDIGGPSMLRSAAKNHQFVTVVVDPIDYGIVLGELSEGGDTTATTRQKLAAKVFRHTAAYDALIAGYLTELTGENEPESLTLTYELKQSLRYGENSHQQAAFYQEALPVPFSIASAKQLHGKELSYNNIKDGDAAIRIAREFDQPAVVAVKHMNPCGIGIGEDLFSAYTAAYEADPVSIFGGIIVLNREVDEAVAEKMHQLFLEIIIAPSFSDKAFEILSAKKNLRLMTLDFTQKDEAKDNEKVSVLGGLLVQNQDIVKEERVDWKVVTKRQPTEEEWEALAFSWKAVKHVKSNAIVIANAHQTIGIGAGQMNRVGSVQIAVAQAGEKITDAVLASDAYFPMGDSVEYAGEHGIKAIIQPGGSIRDQESIDMADKYGIAMVFTDIRHFRH
- a CDS encoding TIGR03915 family putative DNA repair protein; the encoded protein is MLIEHSTETWEYDGSFNGFLTIVYHAFKKQRFPEVILTPATSVETLFLCEWIDKDEEKAHKIYHRLQQRLRIDNFQFILDGFYATVENKEVHLLEAILLALNTKDSLFNFIGHPSVLAIQKGIKTLLGEAHLLTGFVRFEYVGKILFSKISPKYFSLPYICPHFAERYPLESIMIYDETHRLLALIKQGEISFVEDTNCPQFEEQQLEEEIQAQWKTFLQAVTIQERINKKNQLSHMPLRFQKNMPEWQ
- the purM gene encoding phosphoribosylformylglycinamidine cyclo-ligase, with the protein product MANAYAKAGVDVEAGYEVVERIKKHVKKTERAGVMGALGGFGGCFDLSKVDVKEPVLISGTDGVGTKLMLAIQADKHDTIGIDCVAMCVNDIVAQGAEPLYFLDYIATGKNIPERLEQVVAGVAEGCVQAGAALIGGETAEMPGMYAEDDYDLAGFTVGVAEKSKLITGEKVSEGDILLGLTSSGVHSNGYSLVRKVFFDMNDFQLSDKLPEFDGKTLADVLLEPTKIYVKSLLPLVDRQWVNGIAHVTGGGFVENIPRMLPADLAAVIQLGNWPTLPVFSALEKYGQIPPMEMYEIFNMGIGMVLAVSPKKLAQVQELLEELGEKSYMLGEITKREEEAIRFAEAEK
- the purL gene encoding phosphoribosylformylglycinamidine synthase subunit PurL yields the protein MMKINEPTAQEIKDKKIYAEWGLTDEEYRMIAEDILGRMPNYTETGLFSVMWSEHCSYKNSKPVLRKFPTSGPQVLQGPGEGAGIVDIGDGQAVVFKAESHNHPSAVEPYEGAATGVGGIIRDIFSMGARPIAILDSLRFGELDNQRTKYLLEEVVAGISGYGNCIGIPTVGGEVAFDPCYEGNPLVNAMCVGLIDHKDIQKGQAKGVGNSIMYVGAKTGRDGIHGATFASEEFVEGEEQQRSAVQVGDPFMEKLLLEACLELILEHADILVGIQDMGAAGLVSSSSEMASKAGSGLKLYLDDVPQRETGMTPYEMMLSESQERMLICIEQGHEDEVVALFKKYDLDAVTIGEVTDDGLYRLYHKDVEVANLPVDALAEDAPVYQKEKKEPARIKEFSEMADFEPTIEDGSKTLLQLLQQPTIASKKMIYQTYDSQVRTNTVVLPGSDAAVLRVRGTNKALAMTTDCNARYLYLNPEIGGQIAVAEAARNIVCSGGQPLAITDCLNYGSPDKPEGFWELWTSADGIAKACETLDTPVISGNVSLYNETNGKAIYPTPMIGMVGLIHDLAHVTTQEFKKSGDLVYVIGQTQADFNGSELQKMILGKIEGRLMAFDLTEEKENQDAVLQAIQQGLVASAHDCSEGGLAVALAEACFKNGLGVEAVIDVPATWLFSETQSRFVVSVSPENQAAFEALMEDRAAFVGTVTTKAEIKIDNMDGEIQVDTRKAKELWEEAIPCLMK
- the purD gene encoding phosphoribosylamine--glycine ligase, coding for MGLKILVIGSGGREHVIAQKLKQSPRVEKVYCAKGNPGMKQDGIHLVDIEENDHEGLILYAKEHGIDWTFVGPEVPLLNGIVDDFEAAGLKIFGPRKAAAMIEGSKDFAKNLMNRYAIPTAGHQTFFDFKEAKKYVESKGAPIVIKADGLAAGKGVIVAETVEQAIDALEDMLEGNRFGESGAKVVVEDFLEGEEFSLLAFVRGTEVYPMTIAQDHKRAYDDDLGPNTGGMGAYSPVPQIPEEMIDEAVATVLIPAAAGMVEDGCSFTGILYAGLIATNEGPKVIEFNARFGDPETQVVLQRLKSDLAQIITDLLNGEQPQLEWKTEGFSLGVVVAADGYPEEYKKGVALPNFSDCENQQVYYAGVAELEGKLVSSGGRIYLIEAEGTTLAEAQKKVYDLLDSRDTKGTFYRKDIGSKAMK
- the purF gene encoding amidophosphoribosyltransferase; the protein is MSYEVRSLNEECGVFGVWGHPDASRVTYFGLHSLQHRGQEGAGIVANDQGSLNGHRDLGLLSEVFKEDSVLAALKGQAAIGHVRYATAGNGSVDNIQPFLFKFYDGAFALAHNGNLTNAKSLRVELEKDGAIFHSNSDTEILMHLIRRSKQPTFIDQLKESLRQVKGGFAYLLLTETAMIAALDPNAFRPLALGQMKNGAYVIASETCALEVSGATFIRDVEPGEVIIIDDEGYRVEKYTEDTQYAICSMEFIYFARPDSNIAGVNVHTARKKMGKLLAEESPIEADMVVGVPNSSLSAASGYAEASGIPYEMGLVKNQYIARTFIQPTQELREQGVRMKLSAVRGVVEGKRVIMVDDSIVRGTTSKRIVQLLKEAGAKEVHVRIASPPLKYPCFYGIDIQTRKELVAANHSIEEIREMITADSLSFLSEQGLIDAIGLNYDAPYSGLCMAYFNGDYPTPLYDYESTYLASI